Within Cyanobium sp. AMD-g, the genomic segment ACGACCCCGCGCTGCTGGCCCTCGCCGAGGCCAGCCGCCAGGCCTACCAGGCGGCTCTCGACGCCGCCGGGGCTGGAGCCATCACCACCGAGATCGGCGCCGGCAGACGCTTCCACTTCGCCGAGCCCTACCACCAGCAGTACCTGGCCAAGCCGGGAAGCCGCCCTTACTGCTCCGCCCAGCCCACGGGAATCCGCCTCGGCCCCTTCCCCGGCGCCACCTATCTCCTTCCCGCCAGCGTGTGGGAAAGCTATGACTGGGCCATCCCCCATTGCGTCCTTCGCGGCGACAATGCGCCGATCGCCCTCGTCTGACCGCCCCCTCCATGGCCGCCCCCCCGCTGCTCGCGCTCGGACTCCTGCCCCTGCTGGCGATGCAGTCCCCCTGGTGGGAGAACTACGACATCCGCGAACGGTTCCTCTGCGGTGACCGCGTCTCGGTGGTGCTGGAGCGCAACGCCTCCCAGGCCTCCCTGATCGCCGGCCGCACCCAGTCGACCCTGTTCCGGGAGGAATCGGACGCTCCGGGCCTTCGCTACCAGAACGAGAGCCTGCGGGTGATCCTGCGCGGCGATGAACTCACCCTCGAACAACTGCCCATTCGACGCATCTGCGTACGCAGCGAACAGGTATGAAGCCCCTCTCCGATCGGGTGGTGATCGTGGCCCTGATCGCCGCCGTCGGAATCTGCTTCGCCCTGGCCTTCTGGACCGTGCGTCTGCATCCCTCCGGCGAACCGCCTCTGCAGTGGCGCCAGGGGCCCAGTGCCCAGGCGCCGGCCTTCCTGTCGTGAGGGACCCCGCCGAGGACCGGGACGAGCCCAGGCGCCAGCTGCATCCGCTGCCCAAGGGGCTGGTGGAGCTCTACGGGTTGCTGGCCGTGCTGTTCGTCCTGGTACCGGAATGGATGGCCGGCGGCGCCCTGAAGGGCTTCAGGGAGGGTCGGGAAGGCTCCGAGCTGCCCCTGCCGTCGATGGCCTGGCAGCGGCTGCCGGAACTGCAGCTGGCCACGATGGGGCTGGCGGAGCTGCGGCTGATGGCCCGGCGCGAGCGCCTCTGTGGCTACACGGTGATGGGGCGCCAGCGCCTCACCAATCGCCTGATGCGGCGCCTGTCCAGACGCCGCGGCACGCCCAGGACGCTGTGATAGCTTCATTCCGCCGGGGCGTAGCGCAGCTTGGTAGCGCACCACTTTGGGGTAGTGGGGGTCGTGGGTTCGAATCCCGCCGCTCCGATTCAGCCGGTCCACCGAACGTTCCGCCAATGGGGTCGTCGGTTGTTGTTCGTTCCTTCAGCTGATCCCATCAGCTGATTTTTTTTGGCCCGGATCGGTTTGCCGGAGCCTGGCGACGCCTCAGTGCAGCCGGGTGGCGACGTTGAAGCGCACCAGCCAGAGGTTGACGCGCCGACGCAGGCGGGGCGGCACCTCCTGCACCAGCTGGAACAGCTCCTGGGAGGCCAGGCGGCGCAGGGCGCGGACATCGACCCGCCAGAGGGCTTCCGCCTCCCGGATCAGCCGTGCCCAGGTGCGGGCTGTCTGCCAGCGGCGCACGCGATGCTGCGCGGGTTCGGCGCCCTCACCGGAGCTGGTTGGCAGCCGGGTGACCATGACGGCGGCGCCGAAACAACACTCCAAGGGTGGGGAGGCGGCGGCGAAGCGCCCCGGATCATCGGATCTGCTTCAACCATCGAAACAAAAACGGAAGATCCGGCGCCGGCCTCAGGCACTTCTGGCCAGGACTTCGCTGGCGGAGGGATCGGGCACCAACTGGACCGCAAAGGGCAGGGCCTCCGCCTCACGCCGGCTCAGTCGTCGGCTCCAGGCCCTTGGCACCGCTTCGTTCCAGCGGAAGCCAGCTTCCCTGGCGCGGTGACGCTCGGCATAGGGAAGGTCCGCCCGGTAGAGACAGCGGGGCTCCAGGGCGGCCTGCAACAGGGCCTCCAGGTCGGTGCAGCGCTCGAACACCTGGGCCAGGTAGATGCAGTCGGTCAGGGCCCGGTGGGCCGCCCACACCGGCACGCCGTAGGCCAGGGCCAGATCACGGACGGAAGGGGTGCTGCGCAGCTGGCGCTCCGCCGGCCAGCGGATGTCCTCCATCGAGCAGATCCAGGGGCGATCCAGCACCGGCAGCGGCCCCAGGCCGAACCACTGACGGTCGAAGGCGACGTTGTGGGCCACCAGGGCCTCAGAGGCTGCCACCATGGCCCGGAAGCAGGCCAGGGCGTCCTGCCAG encodes:
- a CDS encoding MliC family protein, producing the protein MAAPPLLALGLLPLLAMQSPWWENYDIRERFLCGDRVSVVLERNASQASLIAGRTQSTLFREESDAPGLRYQNESLRVILRGDELTLEQLPIRRICVRSEQV
- a CDS encoding 3'-5' exonuclease, giving the protein MQEQPGLWQQNDLLGMAAPVPVEPPAAAATRSAPLSLPACASRPARALPRVPETLLILDTETTGLSSLQGQCIEVGAILFHVPHRAVLTQVSFLMPCAVNPAEGINGIPAAVTRLEQPWQDALACFRAMVAASEALVAHNVAFDRQWFGLGPLPVLDRPWICSMEDIRWPAERQLRSTPSVRDLALAYGVPVWAAHRALTDCIYLAQVFERCTDLEALLQAALEPRCLYRADLPYAERHRAREAGFRWNEAVPRAWSRRLSRREAEALPFAVQLVPDPSASEVLARSA